A region of the Paraburkholderia flava genome:
GCAGCGTCTCGCCGCTCGATGCGGCGAGCGTCGGTTGAACGACGAAGCCTTCGCTGTCCGGATGCTTCAGCGGCCATGCGTTCAGACTCTCGGGTTCGGTGAAGCCGAGCAGTGCGTGACGCTGCAGATCGTCGATCGATGCGGGGGTTCCGTTTGCATCGAGATACGCTCGACTCGCCAGCAAGTTCAGCCGGCTCGAACCGAGCGAGCGTGCGTGCAACGTCGAATCGCTCAGCGTACCGATGCGGATCGCGATGTCGGTACTCTGCGCGAGCAGATCGATGTTCAGTTCGCTGGTATTCAACTGCAACTCGATGCCAGGATACTGTTCGCGAAACGCGCCGACGTGCGGCACGACCGCGTGCAACATGAACGGCGTCGCCGCGTTCACGCGCAGCCGTCCCTCCGGCCGATGCTGACGCGCGGCTAGCCGCTCTTCGAGATCGTCCATCTGCCGCAGGATGCTGCGTGCGTTTTCCAGAAAGAACTCGCCCTCTTCGGTGAGCTTCATCCTTCGCGTGGTGCGGTTCAGCAACGTCGTGCCGAGCTTTTCTTCGAGCTTCGACAACGTACGGCTCACTGCCGACGGTGCGAGATTCAGTTCCTGTGACGCGGCCGTCAGCGAACCGGACTCGATGACGGTGACGAAGACTTTTAGTTCGTCGGAGTGGGCTTTCATGGGGTGTTGGGGGGCGGGGGCGATGAGTGCAGTCTACACAGGTGCGGCGGTGGGGTTTGCGTCGGGTTAGCAGCCTGTAAGAACGAAAGCGTATTTTTCACGATCGGCATGACTCAGCAGGCCAACCCGATCGGGACGTGCAATGAGTACTCAATACGCTTCAATGGACCTCGCAAACCCGTCGATCAATACGATGACGCATCGCAATGCCGGTCTGGACGCGCTGCGGGCTTGCCTGACATTGCTCGTTGTATTTCATCACTGCGCCATTACGTACGGCGCGATCGGTGGGTGGTACTACCACGAAATAACGCCGGGCAAATCTCTGGAATCCGTGACGCTGGTGCTCTTCTGCACGATCAACCAGGCGTTCTTCATGGGTTTGTTCTTTTTCCTCGCGGGCTACTACACCCCACGGTCAATCGACCGCAAAGGACCGCGCCACTTTCTGGCCGACCGGTTCCTTCGACTCGGAGTGCCTTTGCTCGTATACGGGTGGCTGATCGGACCCGCAACCATAGCGTTGGCGCAGACAGGTCATGGGCATACATTCGCGAGCACGTTGGTCTACCTGTGGAGACATGCGATCTTCGAAAACGGACCCATGTGGTTCGCCCAGGCTTTGCTGATCTTCAGTGTGGTCGCTGCGCTCTGGAGTGCCGCATTCTCGCACCCCGCTCATGACCAGCTGGACCGATCCGGACGCAAGCTGTTTCCTTCCCACGTGACGCTGGTCGGCGCGGCGCTACTCACGGGTCTCGCGGCACTCGCATTGCGGTCCAGGTGGCCTGTCGGGATCAATGTATGGGGTCTTCAACTGGGATACTTTGCGAGCTATGTCGTGCTTTACGTAGCGGGCTGCCGCGCATCCCGCGTGCGTTGGATCGAACATCTGCCGGAACGGCAAGTCCGCATATGGTGGCGCGTCGCGTTGCTGACGATACCGGTATTGCCGCTCGTTTACTTTCTCGGTGCGTACTTTCCTGCATTACGCGGGCGCCCGCTCTCGGTGCTCTACGCGTTCTGGGAGCCGTTCGTCGCGTGGGGAACGATACTGTTTCTCGCAAAGATTTTTCAGGACCGCTTCGATAAGCTAAAGGGCGTGTGGCAACCGCTATCGCGACGCGCCTACACGATCTATATCGTGCATCCTCCGGTACTGGTTGCTGTCGCGCTCGCATGGCGAAACGTAGCAGCGGCACCGTTACTGAAGTTCGCTATAACCGGCAGCTTCGCCTGCGTCTTTTGTTATCTGATTGCCGGAATTTTGCTTCGACTGCCCAAGCTCGCATCGATACTGTGACGAGCGGAACAACGAATCGTTGTTCTCGACCCGACGCTCGTCATTCGCCCCGCACTGACGACCACGTTGCCCTCGGTTATTTGCCCGCACCGGTGGACGGCACACACGTCAGCATGAGCGTCCCTTCGTTGTCTGCGGCGGCTCTGACTACCGCTCGATGAAACTCGCCCGGCCCGCAAGACCATTCGGCAACGAAATCGGTTTTACACGCATGTGGCGTATGCAACACTGCCGGAAGGACAACCGGGTAACGGCAGGTATCGACGGAATTGCAGCGCAGTGACAGCTCACGCGTGGAATTGACTGGACGGGCACCACAATTCGCGCGATAGGTGCCCGACTCGATTCGGATGGGATCGGCCAACGCGTTGATGCCGACCCCGGACAAAACCGCAAGCCAAAGGAATGTGCAAATTACCCGGACCATGATCGCCTCCATTGCCGAACTCGCAGCGGGCATTAACGGTCGTGCATGTCTGCGTGATTTGTCCAGGCAGCCTCTCGCCAACTGCGCGCTTCAAGTCTACGCCGCTACTCGCTTGCCTACCGACAATGGGTTCACTTGCTATCCGGCCTGCTCTCGACGGGCGTCTGGTCACTAGCATCCTCCTCCGCACCCGTAAGCAGATTTGATAAATCCACCGCCGAAAGCCGCTTCATTTTTCTTTCGAGCTTGTGATCGTATTGCCGGTCGTTCGGCTCCCACGCTTGAGCCTTGCGGGCATATTGCTGCACAAAGCGACCGAGTTCGCCGGCCAGACGAGACTTAGCGCGCTTTGAGGTCATGTGTCGAGAGAGGTAGCTCGTTGTACTGCGGAATGTACACCTGTGCGTCGATTGTGAATGACGTGACCCACGATGGCGAGCATCTGAAACCGGTTGAATCCGAAGATACAAAGCCGGTCGTCACGTCGCACGCTCGACCCGCACGCGCACGTCCAATCGTAAAGCCCTTGTCATGTCTGATGATTTAAATATATGATTCGTATACATCGCATATATATGGAGAGAAGCGTGGGCATCGTGAATATCGACGACGATCTGCACGATCAGGTACGGAAGGCAAGCTCCGTGTCATGCAGGTCGATCAACGCGCAAGCGGCCTTCTGGATCAAGGTCGGCATGCTGTGCGAAATGAGTCCGACACTGAGTTTCAATGAAATAGCGACGCGTGAACTGAGAGCCGCGGGCGTCGTGGTGCAAGCCGCCAAGGTCGCATTGACATGACCAAGCGACCCGAAGAAATCGCGTTGATGGCGGAGTCGGGTCAGTTGCTGGCGGATGTATTTGGCTATCTGGATCAAATGAGTCTGATCGGCATGTCTACCATGCAGGTCAACGATCTGGTCGATGACCTCATCGTCAACGAACTCGACGCGCGCCCGGCAAGCAAAGGTCAGTACGGCTACGCCTATGCGCTTAACGCGTCACGCAACCAGGTTGTCTGTCACGGCGTTCCGTCGACGACCGACATTCTTCAAAGCGGCGACATCGTCAATTTCGACATCACGCTCGAGAAGAATGGCTACATCGCGGACTCCAGCAAGACCTATCTCGTGGGAGAGGTGTCTCCATTGGCGAAACGGCTCGTGCAGGTGACCTACGAAGCGATGTGGAAAGGGATCAAGGCCGTTCGCCCCGGCGCGAGACTTGGCGATATCGGCCATGCCATTGAGCGGCACGCGCGCAGAAACGGCTATTCGGTCGTCAGGGAATATTGCGGGCATGGCATCGGGCGTGAAATGCACGAGGATCCGCAGGTGCTGCATTGGGGAAAACCGCGGACGGGCCTGGTGTTGCAGGAAGGCATGGTGTTCACCATCGAACCCATGATCAATCAAGGGCGACACTCCGTTCGAACCGAAGAAGATGGCTGGACGGTGGTCACGCGCGATGGGCAACTGTCGGCGCAGTTTGAGCACACTGTGGCTGTGACCCGAAACGGTGTGCAGGTTTTGACGTTGCGATCTGGGGAACGGGTGCCCAACTGATCTCGGGGAATGGGATCGTCTAAGTCCCCAGCCCCAAAAGAACACAGCGTGCCGGCACTGCCAAAGCAGTACCCGCGCACGCTGCTAGTTGTTTCGCAAAACCCGCACCCTCAAACATTTCCCCCCACCGTCCTTAAACTCTTCCACTGCCCCTGCTGCACCTGGAACAGCGTATAAGGCGGCTTGATCAGATCGCCATGCGGATCGAACTCGATCTTGCCCGTCACACCGGTGACCGTCACCTTCGGCAGCACAGCAACGATCTTCGCGCGATCGATCGAGTTCGCTTCGTGGATCGCCTTGATCATCGCGAGCGCGGCATCGTACGCAAAAGGCGCATACAGTTCGACGTCCTGGTTAAAGCGCGCTTTATAGCGCTTCGCGAACTCCACCGCCGACGGCAGCTTGTCGAGTGCCGGGCCCGGCTCCAGATCCTGGGTGCCCTCGCCCGAGCTACCCGCGATCTGCAGGAACGCATTGCTCTTCAACGCGCCCGCGCCGAACAGCATCGTCTGCATGCCGAGCGAACGCATCTGCTTGACGAGCATCGCGCCCTGCTCGTCCAGGCCGCCGAAGAAAATCACGTCGACGTTCTTCTGCTTCAACGTGGTCAGGATCGCGCGAAAATCCACCGCCTTGTCGTTGGTGAACTCACGGTCCACGACGTTGCCGTTGGCCTCCTTCGCGCCCTTCGCAAACGCGTCCGCGAGCCCCTGGCCGAAGGCGGTGCGGTCGTCGATGATGCCGATGCGCTTCGCCTTCAACTGCTGGACCGCGAAGCGCCCGGCGATCACGCCGCCGATGCCGTCGTTGCCCATCGTGCGGAACACGTTCGCAAAGCCCTGCTGCGTGAGCGCGGGATTGGTCGATCCCGGCGTGATCATCGCGACGTTCGCGTTGTGATAAACCGCCGACGCCGGAATGCTGCAGCCCGAGTTGTAATGGCCAATCACGCCGACCACACCATCATCCAGCAGCTTCTGCGCGACCTGGATCGCCACGCGCGGATCGGCCTGGTCGTCCTGCACGTCGAGCACGAACTTGACGGGCTTGCCGCCGATCGTCGGATTGCGCGCGTTTTCCTCGTCGATCGCGAGCTGCGCGCCGTATTCCAGATCCTTGCCGACGCGCGCCACTGGGCCGGTGAGCGGCCCAACGAAGCCGATCTTGACGATCTCGGGATCGGCGCCATACGACGGCACGTGCGCGCACAGGGCCGCGAGAGCCAGTGCGAAAACCAGGTTGCGGCGGTTCATGGTGTTTCCCCTATGAGCAGCTATTGCTGTGGTTGAATCTGTGGTTGAAAGCGGCTGTGGTTAAAAACGACGTGGACTGTATGGCGCAAGATCCATCGGGCTCCCGCGGCCCGCCACCAGATCGGCGACGACGCTGCCGGTGACGCCACCCAGCGTCACGCCCAGATGCTGATGCCCGAATGCGTAGATGACATTGGACGACGCGCGCGATGTACCGATCACCGGCAAGCCGTCGGGCAGGCTCGGCCGGAAACCCAGCCAGTCGCTGTCGGGTTGTGCGAGACCCGGCAGCGCCT
Encoded here:
- a CDS encoding LysR family transcriptional regulator, producing the protein MKAHSDELKVFVTVIESGSLTAASQELNLAPSAVSRTLSKLEEKLGTTLLNRTTRRMKLTEEGEFFLENARSILRQMDDLEERLAARQHRPEGRLRVNAATPFMLHAVVPHVGAFREQYPGIELQLNTSELNIDLLAQSTDIAIRIGTLSDSTLHARSLGSSRLNLLASRAYLDANGTPASIDDLQRHALLGFTEPESLNAWPLKHPDSEGFVVQPTLAASSGETLRQLALAGQGIACLASFMTAHDIAAGRLVKVMPELTRVRRQPVHAVYYKNSQLALRIQCFLDFMQERLKSTLGDAD
- the map gene encoding type I methionyl aminopeptidase, with translation MTKRPEEIALMAESGQLLADVFGYLDQMSLIGMSTMQVNDLVDDLIVNELDARPASKGQYGYAYALNASRNQVVCHGVPSTTDILQSGDIVNFDITLEKNGYIADSSKTYLVGEVSPLAKRLVQVTYEAMWKGIKAVRPGARLGDIGHAIERHARRNGYSVVREYCGHGIGREMHEDPQVLHWGKPRTGLVLQEGMVFTIEPMINQGRHSVRTEEDGWTVVTRDGQLSAQFEHTVAVTRNGVQVLTLRSGERVPN
- a CDS encoding acyltransferase family protein, yielding MSTQYASMDLANPSINTMTHRNAGLDALRACLTLLVVFHHCAITYGAIGGWYYHEITPGKSLESVTLVLFCTINQAFFMGLFFFLAGYYTPRSIDRKGPRHFLADRFLRLGVPLLVYGWLIGPATIALAQTGHGHTFASTLVYLWRHAIFENGPMWFAQALLIFSVVAALWSAAFSHPAHDQLDRSGRKLFPSHVTLVGAALLTGLAALALRSRWPVGINVWGLQLGYFASYVVLYVAGCRASRVRWIEHLPERQVRIWWRVALLTIPVLPLVYFLGAYFPALRGRPLSVLYAFWEPFVAWGTILFLAKIFQDRFDKLKGVWQPLSRRAYTIYIVHPPVLVAVALAWRNVAAAPLLKFAITGSFACVFCYLIAGILLRLPKLASIL
- a CDS encoding ParD-like family protein, producing MGIVNIDDDLHDQVRKASSVSCRSINAQAAFWIKVGMLCEMSPTLSFNEIATRELRAAGVVVQAAKVALT
- a CDS encoding branched-chain amino acid ABC transporter substrate-binding protein, which translates into the protein MNRRNLVFALALAALCAHVPSYGADPEIVKIGFVGPLTGPVARVGKDLEYGAQLAIDEENARNPTIGGKPVKFVLDVQDDQADPRVAIQVAQKLLDDGVVGVIGHYNSGCSIPASAVYHNANVAMITPGSTNPALTQQGFANVFRTMGNDGIGGVIAGRFAVQQLKAKRIGIIDDRTAFGQGLADAFAKGAKEANGNVVDREFTNDKAVDFRAILTTLKQKNVDVIFFGGLDEQGAMLVKQMRSLGMQTMLFGAGALKSNAFLQIAGSSGEGTQDLEPGPALDKLPSAVEFAKRYKARFNQDVELYAPFAYDAALAMIKAIHEANSIDRAKIVAVLPKVTVTGVTGKIEFDPHGDLIKPPYTLFQVQQGQWKSLRTVGGNV